The proteins below are encoded in one region of Puntigrus tetrazona isolate hp1 chromosome 5, ASM1883169v1, whole genome shotgun sequence:
- the LOC122344659 gene encoding LOW QUALITY PROTEIN: GTPase IMAP family member 5-like (The sequence of the model RefSeq protein was modified relative to this genomic sequence to represent the inferred CDS: inserted 1 base in 1 codon), translating into MEIRWFKETDCVCLYKNREVIEGRGYEGRVNLSSKEKGKVSLLLREFRGSDVGDYLCQVTRGDRTEEITVRVSDNIILGRKERSQTGASTEIQQSESRQGEVAGRKVTVVETPDWFSSGLSLEELRRNVELCLRLCAPGPHAFXGEERKMLEKMEEILVERCWKNTVIILTVTDEEQQKNIEEFVQSGNLDIHRLVEKCENRFQCLNINQREDDFQVSQLLEKIDRMMADNRESFYSSDFYQHESQIQELERELRKEIEKSGTLESDPIIR; encoded by the exons ATGGAGATCAGATGGTTTAAAGAGacagactgtgtttgtctctataAGAACAGAGAGGTGATTGAGGGGAGAGGTTATGAGGGCAGAGTGAATTTATCCAGtaaagaaaagggaaaagtTTCCTTACTACTGAGAGAGTTCAGAGGATCAGATGTGGGAGATTACCTGTGCCAGGTCACCAGAGGAGACAGAACAGAGGAGATAACAGTAAGAGTAAGCG ataacataatccTGGGCAGAAAGGAGAGAAGCCAGACTGGAGCATCTACAGAAATCCAGCAAAGTGAGAGTAGACAGGGAGAGGTGGCTGGGAGGAAGGTGACTGTGGTGGAAACTCCTGACTGGTTCTCCTCTGGACTCTCTCTGGAGGAGCTGAGACGGAATGTCGAACTCTGTCTCCGTCTGTGTGCTCCAGGACCCCATGCTT CTGGAGAGGAAAGAAAGATGCTGGAGAAAATGGAAGAGATACTGGTGGAAAGGTGCTGGAAGAACACTGTGATCATTTTAACTGTTACTGATGAAGAACAACAGAAGAACATTGAAGAATTTGTCCAGTCAGGGAATCTGGACATCCACAGGCTTGTAGAGAAATGTGAGAACAGGTTTCAGTGCCTCAACATTAACCAGAGAGAAGATGATTTTCAGGTCTCACAGTTACTGGAGAAAATTGACAGGATGATGGCTGACAACAGAGAGAGCTTCTACAGCAGTGATTTTTACCAGCATGAATCTCAGATCCAAGAATTGGAGAGAGAGCTCAGAAAGGAGATAGAAAAGAGTGGTACGCTTGAAAGTGATCCAATTATTAGGTAA